One stretch of Chryseobacterium sp. LJ668 DNA includes these proteins:
- the hisB gene encoding bifunctional histidinol-phosphatase/imidazoleglycerol-phosphate dehydratase HisB, giving the protein MKKVLFIDRDGTLIIEPPTDFQVDSLEKLEFYPGVFQNLAKIATELDYELVMVTNQDGLGTESFPYEDFIKPQEKMMKAFESEGILFTDVFIDKSFEHENLNTRKPKTGMLGKYIHGNYDLENSYVIGDRLTDIELAKNLGTKTIFISGTANEEAELTTKNWSEIYQFLKQIPRKAKVYRKTNETEIEIEVNLDGSGNSEISTGLYFFDHMLEQISKHGNLDLKIKVNGDLQVDEHHTIEDTAIVLGEAILQALGKKKGIERYGFLLPMDDCLSQVAIDLGGRPWLVWDVVFNREKIGDVPSEMFFHFFKSFTDSSKSNLNIKSKGNNEHHKIESVFKAFAKAIKMAVNQTDQNYNVPSTKGSL; this is encoded by the coding sequence ATGAAAAAAGTATTATTTATCGATAGAGACGGAACATTAATCATCGAACCGCCAACAGATTTTCAGGTTGACTCTTTGGAAAAGCTTGAATTTTATCCCGGAGTTTTTCAGAATCTGGCAAAAATCGCAACAGAATTAGACTATGAATTGGTAATGGTAACAAACCAGGATGGATTAGGAACAGAAAGTTTTCCCTACGAGGATTTTATAAAACCACAGGAAAAAATGATGAAAGCTTTTGAAAGCGAAGGAATACTTTTTACAGATGTTTTCATTGATAAAAGTTTTGAGCATGAAAACTTAAATACGAGAAAACCAAAAACCGGGATGCTCGGAAAATACATTCACGGAAATTATGATCTTGAAAACTCTTATGTAATTGGTGATCGATTGACTGATATTGAATTAGCAAAAAACTTAGGAACAAAAACAATTTTCATCAGTGGAACGGCAAATGAAGAAGCTGAATTGACTACGAAAAACTGGAGCGAAATTTATCAGTTTTTAAAGCAGATTCCAAGAAAAGCTAAAGTGTACAGAAAAACCAATGAAACAGAAATTGAAATTGAAGTCAATCTAGACGGAAGCGGAAATTCTGAAATTTCTACAGGACTTTATTTTTTTGATCATATGCTCGAACAAATCTCAAAACACGGAAATTTAGATTTAAAAATTAAAGTAAACGGAGATTTACAAGTTGATGAGCATCACACCATTGAAGATACTGCGATTGTTTTGGGAGAAGCGATTTTACAGGCTTTAGGCAAAAAAAAAGGAATTGAAAGATATGGTTTTTTGTTACCAATGGACGATTGCCTGTCTCAGGTTGCGATCGATCTTGGCGGAAGACCGTGGTTAGTTTGGGATGTTGTATTTAATAGAGAAAAAATTGGTGATGTTCCTTCAGAAATGTTTTTCCACTTTTTCAAATCATTTACAGATTCTTCCAAATCAAATTTAAATATAAAATCGAAAGGAAATAATGAACATCACAAGATAGAATCTGTCTTTAAAGCTTTTGCAAAAGCAATTAAAATGGCTGTAAATCAAACAGATCAAAACTATAATGTACCATCAACAAAAGGAAGCTTATAA
- the hisD gene encoding histidinol dehydrogenase, which produces MNIYQFPNKNKWNALTKRPVFKKEEISDIVSGIFSEVQKFGDKALFDFNKKFDSVEIENLSVSVNDIENFSNLISEELKNAIQQAKENITKFHRSQNTEIQKIETTKGVICWRENRAIEKVGIYIPGGTAPLFSTVLMLAIPAQLAGCKEIILCTPPDKNGEINPAILYTAQLCGITKIFKVGGAQAIAAMTFGTETIPNVYKIFGPGNQFVVAAKELAQNFGVAIDMPAGPSEVLIIADENAVPEFCAADLLSQAEHGSDSQVIVISTDLKILNETVDEVKKQIKSLPRNEFAQKSLDNSHFILVKSVEEALQFSNLYAPEHLILAIENFENYVPLIENAGSVFLGNYSCESAGDYASGTNHTLPTNGFAKNYSGVSLDSFVKKITFQNLSKDGLQNLGKTIEIMAEAEGLIAHKIAVSIRLKK; this is translated from the coding sequence ATGAATATATATCAATTTCCCAATAAAAATAAGTGGAACGCACTGACAAAACGTCCGGTTTTTAAAAAAGAAGAAATTTCCGACATTGTCTCAGGAATTTTCAGCGAAGTACAAAAATTTGGCGATAAAGCACTGTTTGATTTCAACAAAAAATTTGACTCGGTTGAAATAGAAAATCTTTCTGTTTCAGTAAATGATATAGAAAATTTTTCAAACTTAATCTCAGAAGAATTAAAAAATGCTATTCAACAGGCAAAAGAAAATATTACAAAATTTCATAGATCCCAAAATACTGAAATTCAAAAAATTGAAACAACAAAAGGAGTGATTTGTTGGAGAGAAAACCGAGCCATTGAAAAAGTCGGAATTTATATTCCTGGTGGAACTGCACCATTGTTTTCGACAGTTTTAATGCTTGCAATTCCTGCGCAGTTGGCTGGTTGTAAGGAAATTATTCTTTGTACGCCACCAGATAAAAATGGAGAAATAAACCCTGCAATTCTCTACACTGCACAGCTTTGCGGAATCACTAAAATATTCAAAGTTGGCGGAGCTCAGGCCATTGCAGCAATGACTTTCGGAACAGAAACGATTCCCAACGTTTACAAAATTTTTGGTCCCGGAAATCAATTTGTTGTTGCAGCAAAAGAACTGGCTCAGAATTTTGGTGTTGCAATCGATATGCCTGCAGGACCGAGCGAAGTTTTAATCATTGCCGATGAAAATGCAGTTCCTGAGTTCTGCGCTGCAGATCTTCTTTCACAGGCAGAACACGGAAGTGACAGTCAGGTGATTGTTATTTCGACTGATCTTAAAATTTTAAATGAGACAGTTGATGAAGTTAAAAAGCAGATTAAAAGTCTGCCGAGAAATGAATTTGCCCAAAAATCTTTAGATAACAGTCATTTTATTTTAGTTAAATCTGTCGAAGAAGCTTTGCAATTCAGCAATTTATATGCTCCGGAACATTTAATTCTAGCCATTGAAAATTTTGAAAATTATGTTCCTTTAATCGAAAATGCAGGTTCGGTTTTTCTCGGAAATTACTCCTGTGAAAGTGCAGGAGATTATGCAAGCGGAACCAATCACACGCTACCAACGAATGGTTTTGCTAAAAATTACAGCGGAGTGTCATTAGATAGTTTTGTAAAGAAAATTACTTTTCAGAATTTATCAAAAGACGGACTACAAAATTTAGGTAAAACCATAGAAATAATGGCAGAAGCAGAAGGTTTAATTGCCCATAAAATCGCAGTTTCAATCAGATTAAAAAAGTAA
- a CDS encoding M28 family peptidase, giving the protein MKKIFSLIVLSFGINLLCAQSFIQAYQNRANQVSQTNITTNLQEFSNFGIKTTGSTNNANALNWIKNKYLSYGYSASQIVEDPFSFTSGSSTINSKNLVITKIGTVYPNKFVIICGHFDSINGPGVNDNGSGTSIILEAARILKDIPTEYSIKFIHFSGEEQGLRGSSHYANNVAYQGTNRILDIKLVFNLDQVGGKMGNVNNTIYCDEDMGGNPNNTAASVAATQELVTLTTLYSPLLTDIDEAEDTDYIPFELKGEVITGYFEKLRSNYPHTANDTFANTDPVYIYNVGKASVGALQHFAVATTTILNTDENPSNELEQTTIYPNPAKDFLNIKLPGNIKKFSFELTDLLGHSFLTTKDQTKINISGIMRGVYLGKIITDHHTVIRKVVIE; this is encoded by the coding sequence GTGAAAAAAATATTTAGCCTTATTGTATTATCTTTCGGGATCAATTTACTCTGTGCTCAAAGCTTCATTCAGGCGTATCAAAATAGAGCCAACCAGGTTTCTCAAACCAACATTACCACAAATTTACAGGAATTTTCAAATTTCGGAATCAAAACGACAGGTTCTACAAACAATGCCAATGCATTAAACTGGATCAAAAACAAATATCTTTCTTATGGTTATTCGGCAAGTCAGATTGTTGAAGATCCATTTTCCTTTACTTCAGGAAGCAGTACTATTAATTCTAAAAATTTAGTGATTACAAAAATAGGAACCGTTTATCCAAATAAATTTGTGATCATCTGCGGACATTTTGACAGCATCAATGGTCCCGGAGTCAATGATAACGGAAGCGGAACTTCTATTATTTTGGAAGCTGCTAGAATTTTAAAAGATATTCCTACAGAGTATTCAATTAAATTTATTCATTTCTCTGGAGAGGAGCAAGGTTTGAGAGGAAGTAGTCATTATGCGAATAATGTTGCTTATCAAGGCACGAATCGTATATTAGATATTAAACTGGTTTTCAATCTTGATCAGGTAGGAGGTAAAATGGGAAACGTTAACAATACGATTTATTGTGATGAAGATATGGGTGGAAACCCGAATAATACAGCAGCGTCAGTTGCTGCAACACAAGAATTGGTAACTCTTACTACTCTTTATTCACCGCTTTTAACAGACATTGATGAAGCAGAAGATACAGATTATATTCCATTTGAATTAAAAGGTGAAGTGATTACGGGTTATTTCGAGAAGTTAAGAAGCAATTATCCTCATACTGCAAACGATACTTTTGCGAATACAGATCCTGTTTATATTTACAACGTTGGAAAGGCTTCAGTAGGTGCACTTCAACATTTCGCAGTTGCGACAACAACCATTCTGAATACGGATGAAAACCCTTCAAACGAATTAGAACAAACAACAATTTATCCCAATCCTGCAAAAGACTTTCTAAATATTAAACTGCCAGGAAATATAAAAAAATTCTCATTTGAATTAACAGATTTGCTGGGTCATTCTTTTTTAACGACAAAAGATCAAACTAAAATCAATATTTCGGGTATTATGAGAGGAGTCTATTTAGGAAAGATTATCACCGACCATCATACGGTAATAAGAAAAGTAGTGATTGAATAG
- the hisF gene encoding imidazole glycerol phosphate synthase subunit HisF produces MLKKRIIPCLDIKDGTTVKGVNFEGLVDAGNPIELAKRYETEGADELIFLDITATIEERKTFVELVKDIAKELSIPFTVGGGISTVEDVRKLLEAGADKISINSSAVKNPKLISDLSKEFGSQCIVVAIDTRFINDCDWVFIQGGREQTSLKTLDWAKKAEELRAGEILLTSMDGDGTKKGFDLRITKLISESINIPVIASGGAGKIIDFEDVFNQTKATGALAASIFHFGELGINQLKEELKLKKLAIR; encoded by the coding sequence ATGCTTAAAAAAAGAATCATTCCATGTTTGGATATCAAAGATGGAACAACTGTAAAAGGAGTCAATTTTGAAGGTTTGGTCGATGCTGGAAATCCTATCGAATTGGCTAAGAGATATGAAACAGAAGGTGCAGATGAATTGATTTTTCTAGATATTACAGCAACTATTGAAGAGCGGAAAACTTTTGTTGAACTCGTAAAAGATATTGCAAAGGAATTGAGCATTCCATTCACGGTGGGTGGAGGAATTTCTACTGTGGAAGATGTAAGGAAATTGCTTGAAGCCGGAGCAGATAAGATCAGTATCAATTCTTCTGCGGTCAAAAATCCAAAACTTATTTCAGATTTATCGAAAGAATTTGGAAGTCAATGTATTGTGGTTGCAATTGATACAAGATTCATTAATGATTGCGATTGGGTCTTTATTCAAGGCGGGAGAGAACAGACATCTTTAAAAACTTTAGATTGGGCAAAAAAAGCAGAAGAATTGAGAGCTGGCGAAATTCTTTTAACATCAATGGATGGCGACGGAACTAAAAAAGGCTTTGATCTGAGAATCACGAAATTAATTTCAGAGAGTATCAATATTCCTGTCATAGCTTCAGGTGGTGCGGGTAAAATTATAGATTTTGAAGATGTATTCAATCAAACGAAAGCAACCGGAGCTTTGGCTGCAAGTATTTTCCACTTTGGAGAACTTGGTATTAATCAATTAAAAGAAGAATTAAAATTAAAAAAACTAGCGATACGATGA
- the hisG gene encoding ATP phosphoribosyltransferase: MSKLKIAIQKSGRLYEESLQLLKDCGINVNNGKDQLKVSVENFPMEIMYLRNSDIPQYLEDGVVDIAIIGENLLAEKNKNISIVHQLGFSKCRVSLAVTKNIETNSLQYFQGKKIATSYPNTLKKFLNENNIEADIHVISGSVEIAPNIGLADGICDIVSSGSTLFKNGLRETLTILKSEAVLAKTSQLSSEKEIILEKILFRIKAVLKAKNSKYILMNVPNEKIADISNVLPVLKSPTVIPLAEEGWSSIHSVIDEERFWDVIDELRENGAQDILIIPIDKMVI; encoded by the coding sequence ATGAGTAAATTAAAAATTGCAATCCAAAAAAGCGGCCGTCTTTATGAAGAATCGCTCCAGCTTCTTAAAGATTGCGGAATTAATGTAAACAATGGAAAAGACCAACTAAAAGTTTCAGTAGAAAACTTTCCGATGGAAATTATGTATCTAAGAAATTCAGATATTCCTCAATATCTGGAAGATGGGGTAGTTGATATTGCCATCATCGGCGAAAATCTTCTGGCAGAAAAAAACAAAAACATTTCGATTGTTCATCAATTAGGATTTTCCAAATGCCGCGTTTCTCTTGCTGTTACGAAAAATATCGAAACCAATAGTCTTCAGTATTTTCAGGGGAAAAAAATTGCCACATCTTATCCAAACACGCTTAAAAAATTTCTGAATGAAAATAATATCGAAGCTGATATTCACGTCATTTCCGGTTCGGTAGAAATTGCTCCCAACATTGGTTTGGCAGACGGAATCTGCGATATTGTAAGTTCGGGAAGCACTTTATTCAAAAATGGTTTACGAGAAACTCTTACCATTTTGAAATCTGAAGCCGTTTTAGCTAAAACTTCTCAACTTAGTTCTGAAAAAGAAATTATTCTTGAAAAGATCTTATTTAGAATTAAAGCTGTATTAAAGGCTAAAAACTCAAAATATATTCTGATGAATGTTCCCAATGAAAAAATTGCTGATATTTCAAACGTGCTTCCAGTACTGAAAAGTCCGACCGTAATTCCGTTGGCCGAAGAAGGTTGGAGCAGCATTCACTCTGTGATTGATGAAGAACGTTTTTGGGATGTCATTGACGAACTGAGAGAAAACGGAGCACAGGATATTTTGATAATTCCAATCGATAAAATGGTTATTTAA
- a CDS encoding polysaccharide deacetylase family protein: MVLLSFDIEEFDMPFEYQGEISFEEQISISQIGLERILNILKKHNAKATFFSTVVFAENSKLLIERLLNEGHELASHTWFHSEFKVKHLKESREKLQELFSTNVTGLRMPRMMSVDKKEVEKAGYLYNSSINPTFLPGRYNNLKVSRTYFKEESVTQIPASVSPNFRIPLFWLSFHNFPLSFYKKLASDTLRKDNYLNIYFHPWEFAEIKNPKFKLPGFTVKKSGSEMVERFDNFVGWLKNKNYKFGTFQEFQKQIES; encoded by the coding sequence ATGGTATTGTTAAGTTTTGACATCGAAGAATTTGATATGCCATTTGAATATCAGGGAGAAATTTCCTTTGAAGAACAGATTTCAATTTCTCAGATCGGCTTAGAAAGAATTCTGAACATTCTTAAAAAACACAACGCAAAAGCTACTTTTTTCTCAACAGTAGTTTTTGCGGAAAACAGCAAATTATTAATCGAAAGATTATTGAATGAGGGTCACGAACTGGCCTCTCATACATGGTTTCATTCCGAGTTTAAAGTTAAACATTTAAAAGAATCGAGAGAAAAATTGCAGGAATTATTTTCAACAAATGTTACAGGATTAAGAATGCCAAGAATGATGTCTGTTGATAAAAAAGAGGTAGAAAAAGCCGGATATTTGTATAATTCTTCGATAAATCCAACATTTCTTCCCGGAAGATATAATAATTTAAAAGTTTCAAGAACTTATTTTAAAGAAGAAAGTGTCACACAAATTCCGGCTTCGGTTTCGCCCAATTTTAGAATACCTTTGTTTTGGCTGAGTTTTCATAATTTCCCATTAAGTTTTTATAAAAAATTAGCTTCTGATACTTTGCGGAAAGACAATTATCTCAACATTTATTTTCATCCGTGGGAATTTGCTGAAATTAAAAATCCGAAGTTCAAACTTCCAGGATTTACCGTTAAAAAGTCTGGAAGTGAAATGGTTGAAAGGTTTGATAATTTCGTTGGCTGGTTAAAAAATAAGAATTATAAATTCGGAACTTTTCAGGAATTTCAAAAGCAGATAGAATCATGA
- the hisA gene encoding 1-(5-phosphoribosyl)-5-[(5-phosphoribosylamino)methylideneamino]imidazole-4-carboxamide isomerase, which produces MKIIPAIDIIDGKCVRLSKGDYSTKKIYNENPVEVATEFEDFGIKFLHLVDLDGAKSKHIINQKVLERIATKTSLQIDFGGGLKTEKDIEIAFNSGADQITIGSIAVQNPEFCYEIIKKYGSEKIILGADCENRQIKTSGWLEESNRDIIDFILQYQEKNIRNVICTDISKDGMLEGASTELYQEILAKTEIQLVASGGISCIDDVFKMKEIGCSGTIIGKAIYENKISLNQLKNFIEHA; this is translated from the coding sequence ATGAAAATAATTCCTGCCATAGATATTATCGACGGAAAATGCGTCAGACTTTCAAAAGGTGACTACAGCACAAAAAAAATATACAATGAAAATCCTGTAGAAGTTGCTACAGAATTTGAAGATTTCGGAATAAAATTTCTACATCTGGTCGATCTTGATGGAGCAAAATCTAAGCATATTATCAATCAAAAAGTTTTGGAAAGAATTGCAACTAAAACTTCATTACAAATCGATTTTGGAGGGGGGTTGAAAACGGAAAAAGATATTGAGATTGCGTTTAATTCAGGAGCAGACCAAATTACAATTGGAAGCATTGCCGTTCAAAATCCCGAATTTTGTTATGAAATTATAAAAAAATACGGTTCTGAAAAAATAATTCTCGGTGCAGATTGTGAAAACCGACAAATAAAAACTTCGGGTTGGCTAGAAGAAAGTAACAGAGATATTATCGATTTTATTCTGCAATATCAGGAAAAAAATATAAGAAATGTGATTTGTACAGATATTTCAAAAGACGGAATGTTGGAAGGAGCTTCGACAGAATTGTATCAAGAAATTTTAGCAAAAACTGAGATACAACTTGTTGCAAGTGGAGGGATCTCCTGTATCGACGATGTTTTTAAAATGAAAGAAATTGGCTGTTCCGGAACAATTATCGGGAAAGCTATTTATGAAAATAAAATATCACTAAATCAACTCAAAAATTTTATTGAACATGCTTAA
- a CDS encoding glycosyltransferase family 4 protein produces the protein MKIAYDAKRFFHNTSGLGNYSRDLVRILSKYFPENQYLLLNKNKSERGNSIVENSNVHFIETSKGNFSRQLKMGKDAQKQNADIFHGLSGELPLKWDKTPIKKVVTIHDLIFMRFPQYYSFFDRKIHFWKFKKSAEIADKIIAISEQTKSDIIEYLKVPEDKIEVIYQGCHQAFKENQSEEFIQKTKEKFNLPERFILNVGTIEERKNLLNIVKAIDKTEIPLVVVGRKTKYFAKINQYIKKNKLEKQIHFLEGVTMDELAVIYKLADIFVYPSFFEGFGIPIIEALFSKTVTITSNTSCLPEAGGKDSVYIDPKNYLDIQSKIKFLWANESERKRRSDKGFEFVQKFNDEPIANALVNLYQKIL, from the coding sequence ATGAAGATAGCTTACGACGCAAAACGTTTCTTTCACAACACTTCGGGTTTAGGAAATTATTCCAGAGATCTGGTAAGAATACTTTCAAAATATTTCCCTGAAAATCAATATCTTCTGTTAAATAAAAACAAATCTGAAAGAGGAAATTCTATTGTAGAAAATTCAAATGTTCATTTTATTGAAACATCAAAAGGAAACTTCTCGCGACAGCTGAAGATGGGAAAAGATGCCCAAAAGCAAAACGCAGATATTTTTCACGGACTTTCCGGAGAATTGCCCTTAAAATGGGACAAAACTCCGATCAAAAAAGTGGTCACCATTCATGATCTTATTTTCATGAGATTTCCTCAATATTATTCTTTTTTTGACAGAAAAATTCACTTTTGGAAGTTTAAAAAATCAGCAGAAATAGCTGATAAAATCATTGCGATTTCGGAGCAGACGAAAAGTGATATTATTGAATATTTAAAAGTTCCGGAAGATAAAATCGAGGTTATTTATCAAGGTTGCCATCAGGCTTTTAAAGAAAATCAGTCTGAAGAATTTATTCAGAAAACGAAAGAAAAATTCAATCTTCCTGAAAGATTTATCTTAAATGTAGGAACCATCGAAGAAAGAAAAAATCTTTTAAATATTGTAAAAGCAATTGACAAAACTGAAATTCCTTTAGTTGTTGTCGGAAGAAAAACAAAATATTTCGCTAAAATAAATCAGTACATCAAAAAAAATAAGTTAGAAAAACAGATTCATTTTCTGGAAGGAGTTACAATGGATGAGTTAGCTGTGATTTATAAATTAGCAGATATTTTTGTTTATCCGAGTTTTTTTGAAGGTTTTGGAATTCCAATTATTGAAGCATTATTTTCAAAAACGGTAACGATTACCAGCAACACAAGTTGTCTTCCCGAAGCTGGCGGAAAAGATTCGGTTTACATTGATCCCAAAAATTACTTAGATATTCAGTCTAAAATAAAATTTCTCTGGGCAAATGAATCAGAAAGAAAACGCCGTTCGGACAAGGGTTTCGAGTTCGTTCAAAAATTTAATGACGAACCCATTGCAAACGCATTAGTGAATCTTTATCAAAAAATTCTTTGA
- the hisC gene encoding histidinol-phosphate transaminase produces MTAININRFVRKNISELQPYISFRDQNEFANPILMDANESPFGEFNRYPDSTHKKIRNQISQLKGISPKQISVGNGSDELIDLIIKIFCEPKKDSILMMNPSFAMYGFYAAINENSVLKIQLDGNFEIQKEDFLKITTENQPKIFFICSPNNPTGNSIKDIEFYIENFNGIVVVDEAYIEFSNERSAVELIEKFPNLIVSQTFSKAWGMAGARIGIAYSSQEISQLIYTVKAPYNVNSLSLNLVSKSLENVSEFQNNLEQIIAERSWLKEEFKTIKSIEKVFPTDANFFLIQFKNVETVYQKLLENEILTSKRFPQIPNCIRINVGNREENIQLINALKNI; encoded by the coding sequence ATGACAGCAATAAATATCAACCGTTTTGTTCGAAAAAATATTTCAGAACTTCAACCTTATATTAGTTTCAGAGATCAGAATGAATTTGCAAATCCTATTTTGATGGATGCTAACGAAAGTCCGTTTGGTGAATTCAACCGTTATCCGGATTCTACTCATAAGAAAATCAGAAATCAGATTTCTCAGCTTAAAGGCATTTCACCAAAGCAAATTTCAGTCGGAAACGGAAGTGATGAATTGATCGATTTGATTATCAAAATTTTCTGTGAACCAAAAAAAGATTCGATTTTAATGATGAATCCTTCGTTTGCGATGTATGGTTTTTATGCAGCTATCAATGAGAATTCAGTTCTAAAAATCCAGTTAGACGGAAATTTCGAGATTCAAAAAGAAGATTTTTTAAAAATAACAACAGAAAATCAGCCTAAAATTTTCTTTATATGTTCTCCCAACAATCCAACCGGAAATTCAATTAAAGACATTGAATTTTACATCGAAAATTTCAACGGAATTGTAGTTGTAGATGAAGCTTACATTGAGTTTTCGAATGAAAGATCAGCAGTTGAATTGATAGAAAAATTTCCCAATCTGATTGTCTCACAAACGTTTTCAAAAGCTTGGGGAATGGCAGGAGCGAGAATCGGAATCGCTTATTCTTCACAAGAAATTTCTCAACTAATTTATACTGTAAAAGCTCCTTATAATGTCAATTCTTTGAGTTTGAATTTAGTTTCGAAAAGTCTTGAAAATGTAAGTGAATTTCAGAATAATCTGGAACAGATCATTGCGGAAAGATCTTGGTTAAAGGAGGAATTTAAAACAATAAAATCTATCGAAAAAGTTTTCCCGACTGATGCCAATTTTTTTCTTATTCAATTTAAAAATGTCGAAACTGTTTATCAAAAATTGTTGGAAAACGAAATTTTAACCAGCAAAAGGTTTCCTCAAATTCCGAACTGCATTAGAATAAATGTTGGAAACAGAGAAGAAAATATTCAATTAATTAATGCTTTAAAAAATATTTAA
- the hisIE gene encoding bifunctional phosphoribosyl-AMP cyclohydrolase/phosphoribosyl-ATP diphosphatase HisIE: MINFSKTNGLIPVIIQDDRTLQVLMLGYMNEEAFEKTKKEGIVTFFSRSKNRLWTKGEESGNFLKVKNIVVDCDQDTVLIKAIPENIVCHTGSFSCFGTKETKGFLYELEEKIAQRINNQVEDSYTYSLYQKGINKVAQKVGEEAVELIIEAKDNDSDLFKNEAADLLYHFLILLKAKNFSMQEIEKILSARNQ, encoded by the coding sequence ATGATAAATTTTAGTAAAACAAATGGTTTGATTCCTGTTATTATTCAGGATGATAGAACCTTACAGGTTTTGATGCTGGGTTATATGAACGAAGAAGCATTTGAGAAAACAAAAAAAGAAGGAATTGTCACTTTTTTCAGCCGTTCAAAAAACAGATTATGGACAAAAGGTGAGGAATCCGGAAATTTTTTAAAGGTAAAAAATATAGTTGTAGACTGTGACCAGGACACGGTTTTGATTAAAGCAATTCCTGAAAATATCGTTTGTCATACAGGAAGTTTCAGTTGTTTTGGAACTAAAGAAACAAAAGGTTTTTTATACGAATTAGAAGAGAAAATTGCTCAGAGAATTAATAACCAAGTTGAAGATTCATACACTTATTCACTTTATCAAAAAGGAATTAATAAAGTGGCTCAAAAAGTAGGAGAAGAAGCTGTAGAACTGATTATTGAAGCTAAAGATAATGATTCAGATTTATTTAAAAATGAAGCCGCAGATCTTCTCTACCATTTTCTGATTTTATTGAAAGCTAAAAACTTTTCAATGCAGGAAATTGAAAAGATTCTATCGGCTCGTAATCAATAA
- the hisH gene encoding imidazole glycerol phosphate synthase subunit HisH: protein MIAIIKYNGGNVNSVQNALKRLDEKSIITDDFELIQKADKVIFPGVGEASSTMKLLKERGLDQLIPKLTQPVLGICLGMQLMCENNEEGNSTGMGIFDINVKKFPSENIVPHMGWNTISDLKSELFSEISEENDFYFVHSYFCELSDFTTSVCNYILPFSATLQKDNFFATQFHPEKSGKFGNQLLENFLKI from the coding sequence ATGATTGCAATTATAAAATACAACGGCGGAAACGTAAATTCGGTTCAAAATGCATTAAAAAGATTAGACGAAAAATCGATAATCACAGACGATTTTGAATTGATACAAAAAGCTGATAAAGTGATTTTTCCGGGTGTTGGCGAAGCTTCTTCAACGATGAAATTGTTGAAAGAAAGAGGTTTGGATCAGTTAATTCCAAAATTGACTCAGCCTGTTCTCGGAATTTGCCTTGGAATGCAATTGATGTGTGAAAACAATGAAGAGGGAAACTCAACTGGAATGGGAATTTTTGATATTAATGTGAAGAAATTTCCGTCAGAAAATATCGTCCCACACATGGGCTGGAATACAATTTCAGATTTAAAATCGGAGTTATTTTCGGAGATTTCAGAAGAAAATGATTTTTATTTTGTACACAGTTATTTTTGTGAGCTATCAGATTTTACAACTTCTGTTTGCAATTATATTTTGCCATTCAGCGCAACGTTGCAGAAAGATAATTTCTTTGCAACACAGTTTCATCCTGAAAAATCAGGGAAATTTGGAAATCAATTATTGGAAAACTTTCTAAAAATTTAA